A genome region from Streptomyces antimycoticus includes the following:
- a CDS encoding sensor histidine kinase, with amino-acid sequence MRFRGKSIRRKIVALLLVPLVSLTAIWAFATVITGREAIQLLDAADIIDKAGQPAEDAVHAVQKERRQTLILLADPRQSDALPVLHSLQRKTDQAIDKLRAAESDGDMHGKMNDDSEEQLDNILKAADGLDSLRRKVEDDGISSTQAYDYYNKLVDLCYTFRSSLHAVPDTDLDKQGRALVAMIRAREALSREDALYVSALTARKMTMADLQAMSDLIAERTLLYEINLPILPDSEQKVFADYRRTNAAPAALRVAEGKVLSSMDPATAIRALDQEHWEAAAHPVLNDYDRLGDEATDRLKKRIDPVASSVLLKAGIAGVLGLIALIVSVFVSFRIGRSLVRDLSRLRRDAQEVSSVRLPSVMRRLGAGEQIDVETEAPRLDYGPDEMGQVGQALNTLQRAAVEAAVKQAELRQGVSEVFVNLARRSQVLLHRQLTLLDTMERRTEDTDELADLFRLDHMTTRMRRHAEGLVILSGAAPSRQWRKPIQLMDVVRAAVAEVEDYERIEVRRLPRIAAVGPAVGDLTHLIAELLENATVFSPPHTAVQVHGERVAKGFTLEIHDRGLGMTPDALLEANLRLAETPEFQLSDTDRLGLFVVSRLAQRQGARVSLQPSPYGGTTAIVLIPSNLLTDEGGRGETDDRDSGDRDTGGRFADTARRGVGDVRLGPADEAEPASQLASLTSSFAHEGHDGADEDEEVGGIFRARGLKARQSTRTGPAPSTVEQHQQTPDGPDPAPGGGPAPLPRRVPPVLVADHGRPVEGTSGGRHGRIQGPGQPSWADRSERQGQDQAQGQSQGARRTGPERKGPEQGPVPTQRAASGLPKRVRQASLAPQLKNDPAPPDEADRTAAEIDPEREAEQARATMASLQRGWQRGRRQSATGSGDAGTAPGTTHEGDGR; translated from the coding sequence ATGCGCTTTCGCGGTAAGTCCATCCGCAGGAAGATCGTGGCGCTGTTGCTGGTGCCGCTCGTGTCGCTGACGGCGATATGGGCCTTCGCCACGGTGATCACCGGTCGCGAGGCGATCCAACTGCTGGACGCGGCCGACATCATCGACAAGGCGGGCCAGCCGGCCGAGGACGCGGTGCACGCCGTCCAGAAGGAACGCCGGCAGACGCTCATCCTGCTGGCCGATCCGCGGCAGTCGGACGCCCTGCCCGTGCTCCACTCCCTGCAGCGCAAAACCGACCAGGCCATCGACAAGCTACGGGCCGCCGAGTCGGACGGCGATATGCACGGCAAGATGAACGACGACTCCGAGGAACAGCTCGACAACATCCTCAAGGCCGCCGACGGGCTGGACAGCCTGCGCCGCAAGGTCGAGGACGACGGCATTTCCTCGACTCAGGCATATGACTATTACAACAAGCTCGTCGATCTCTGCTACACCTTCCGCAGCTCCCTTCACGCGGTGCCCGACACCGACCTCGACAAACAGGGCCGCGCGCTGGTCGCCATGATCCGCGCCCGGGAGGCGCTCTCCCGCGAGGACGCGCTGTATGTCTCGGCGCTGACGGCGCGCAAGATGACGATGGCGGACCTCCAGGCCATGTCCGACCTGATCGCCGAGCGCACCCTGCTCTACGAGATCAACCTGCCGATCCTCCCCGACTCCGAGCAGAAGGTCTTCGCCGACTACCGGCGCACCAACGCCGCCCCCGCCGCCCTCCGGGTGGCCGAGGGCAAGGTGCTCTCCTCGATGGACCCCGCCACGGCCATCCGGGCCCTGGACCAGGAGCACTGGGAGGCCGCGGCCCACCCCGTCCTCAACGACTACGACCGGCTGGGCGACGAGGCCACCGACCGGCTCAAGAAGCGCATCGACCCGGTGGCCAGCAGCGTGTTGCTCAAGGCGGGGATCGCCGGCGTCCTCGGCCTGATCGCGCTCATCGTCTCCGTCTTCGTCTCGTTCCGGATCGGCCGCAGCCTGGTCCGCGATCTGTCCCGGCTGCGCAGGGACGCCCAGGAGGTCTCCAGCGTCCGGCTGCCGAGCGTGATGCGGCGCCTCGGCGCGGGCGAGCAGATCGACGTGGAGACCGAGGCGCCCCGGCTGGACTACGGCCCCGATGAGATGGGCCAGGTGGGCCAGGCCCTCAACACCCTCCAGCGGGCCGCCGTCGAGGCCGCGGTCAAACAGGCCGAACTGCGCCAGGGCGTCTCCGAGGTCTTCGTCAACCTCGCCCGCCGCAGCCAGGTGCTGCTGCACCGTCAGCTCACCCTCCTGGACACCATGGAGCGGCGCACCGAGGACACCGACGAGCTCGCTGATCTGTTCCGCCTGGACCATATGACCACCCGTATGCGGCGGCACGCCGAGGGCCTGGTCATCCTCTCCGGCGCCGCTCCCTCCCGGCAGTGGCGCAAGCCGATCCAGCTGATGGACGTCGTGCGCGCCGCCGTCGCCGAGGTGGAGGACTACGAGCGGATCGAGGTCCGCCGGCTGCCCCGGATCGCGGCCGTCGGCCCGGCCGTCGGCGACCTCACCCACCTGATCGCCGAACTCCTGGAGAACGCGACCGTCTTCTCGCCGCCGCACACCGCCGTCCAGGTGCACGGCGAGCGGGTCGCCAAGGGCTTCACCCTGGAAATCCACGACCGCGGTCTGGGCATGACGCCGGACGCGCTGCTGGAGGCCAATCTCCGGCTCGCCGAGACCCCCGAGTTCCAGCTCTCCGACACCGACCGGCTCGGACTGTTCGTGGTCAGCCGGCTCGCCCAGCGACAGGGGGCGCGGGTCTCACTGCAGCCCTCTCCGTACGGCGGCACCACGGCCATCGTGCTCATCCCCTCCAACCTGCTCACCGACGAGGGCGGGCGGGGGGAGACCGACGACCGCGACAGCGGCGACCGGGACACCGGCGGCCGCTTCGCCGACACCGCGCGCCGCGGCGTGGGCGACGTCCGGCTCGGGCCCGCGGACGAGGCCGAGCCGGCCTCGCAGCTCGCCTCCCTGACCTCATCCTTCGCACACGAGGGTCACGATGGCGCCGACGAGGACGAGGAAGTGGGCGGGATCTTCCGGGCCCGCGGCCTGAAGGCGCGTCAGTCCACGCGGACCGGGCCCGCCCCGTCCACCGTGGAGCAGCATCAGCAGACTCCGGACGGCCCGGACCCGGCACCGGGCGGCGGCCCCGCGCCGCTGCCCCGCCGTGTCCCGCCGGTCCTGGTCGCCGACCACGGCCGACCGGTCGAGGGCACGTCCGGCGGACGGCACGGCCGTATCCAGGGCCCGGGACAGCCGTCCTGGGCCGACCGCTCCGAACGCCAGGGCCAGGACCAGGCCCAGGGCCAAAGCCAGGGCGCGCGGCGCACGGGGCCGGAGCGCAAGGGCCCGGAGCAGGGCCCGGTGCCGACCCAGCGGGCGGCCTCCGGCCTCCCCAAGCGGGTACGGCAGGCCAGCCTGGCCCCGCAGTTGAAGAACGACCCCGCACCCCCGGACGAGGCGGACCGAACCGCTGCCGAGATCGATCCCGAGCGCGAAGCCGAGCAGGCGAGGGCCACCATGGCCTCGCTCCAACGGGGTTGGCAGCGCGGTCGGCGGCAGTCGGCCACCGGATCCGGCGATGCGGGCACAGCACCGGGAACGACACATGAGGGGGACGGTCGATGA
- a CDS encoding roadblock/LC7 domain-containing protein encodes MTASNAAASNGSPNGSGELNWLLDELVGRVGSIRKALVLSGDGLATGGSRDLSREDGEHLAAVASGFHSLAKGVGRHFDVGRVRQTIVELDDAFLFVTAAGDGSCLAVLADADSDVGQVAYEMTLLVKRVGVHLGSAPRSSG; translated from the coding sequence ATGACCGCATCGAACGCCGCAGCATCCAACGGCTCGCCGAATGGATCGGGCGAACTCAACTGGCTGCTCGATGAACTGGTCGGAAGAGTGGGCAGCATCCGCAAGGCGCTGGTGCTCTCCGGGGACGGGCTCGCCACCGGCGGCTCACGCGATCTGTCCCGGGAGGACGGTGAGCATCTGGCCGCCGTGGCCTCCGGCTTCCACAGCCTCGCCAAGGGCGTCGGCCGCCACTTCGACGTCGGCCGGGTCCGTCAGACCATCGTCGAACTCGACGACGCCTTCCTGTTCGTCACCGCGGCGGGCGACGGTAGCTGTCTCGCCGTCCTCGCCGACGCCGACTCCGATGTGGGCCAGGTAGCATACGAGATGACGCTCCTGGTCAAGCGGGTGGGCGTGCATCTGGGCTCGGCTCCGCGCTCCAGCGGGTGA
- a CDS encoding DUF742 domain-containing protein has translation MSGDPESAARWFDDAAGPVVRPYAMTRGRTRSAAEEKLDLIAVVVAESANHRTVADQMLSPEHIDIVELSRDSPQSVAELAAELDLPIGVIRVLIGDLLHAALVRVSRPVPPAELPDERILREVINGLRAL, from the coding sequence ATGAGCGGAGACCCGGAAAGCGCCGCCCGGTGGTTCGACGACGCGGCGGGACCGGTGGTCAGACCTTATGCGATGACGCGGGGACGCACCCGCAGCGCCGCGGAGGAGAAGCTGGATCTGATCGCGGTCGTCGTCGCCGAGAGCGCGAACCACCGGACCGTCGCCGACCAGATGCTGTCCCCGGAGCACATCGACATCGTCGAGCTGAGCCGGGACAGTCCGCAGTCCGTCGCCGAACTGGCGGCGGAGCTCGACCTTCCGATCGGCGTGATCCGTGTGCTCATCGGCGATCTGCTCCACGCCGCACTCGTCCGAGTGTCGCGGCCCGTACCTCCGGCGGAACTGCCGGACGAGAGGATTCTGCGCGAGGTGATCAATGGGCTACGGGCACTCTGA
- a CDS encoding GTP-binding protein, with translation MGYGHSDLVRPHIVEPVTLKILVAGGFGVGKTTLVGAVSEIRPLRTEELLTEAGRPVDDIAGVESKTTTTVAMDFGRITLREDLVLYLFGTPGQDRFWFLWDELATGALGAVVLADTRRLEDCFAAIDYFERRDIAFTVAVNCFQDADRYPEDSVRDALDLDPGTPVVLCDARERESVKHVLISVVEHAMLATAPRG, from the coding sequence ATGGGCTACGGGCACTCTGACCTGGTCCGCCCTCATATCGTCGAACCGGTCACGCTGAAGATACTGGTGGCGGGCGGCTTCGGGGTGGGCAAGACGACCCTGGTGGGGGCGGTCAGCGAGATCAGGCCGCTGCGCACCGAGGAGCTGCTCACCGAGGCGGGCCGGCCGGTCGACGACATCGCGGGGGTGGAGTCCAAGACGACCACCACCGTCGCCATGGACTTCGGGCGCATCACGCTCCGCGAGGACCTGGTGCTGTATCTCTTCGGCACACCGGGACAGGACCGCTTCTGGTTCCTGTGGGACGAGCTGGCCACCGGCGCGCTGGGCGCGGTGGTGCTGGCCGACACCCGCCGTCTCGAGGACTGCTTCGCCGCCATCGACTACTTCGAGCGGCGGGACATCGCCTTCACCGTGGCGGTCAACTGCTTCCAGGACGCCGACCGCTATCCGGAGGACTCGGTGCGCGACGCGCTCGACCTCGACCCGGGCACCCCGGTCGTCCTGTGCGACGCCCGGGAGCGCGAGTCGGTCAAGCATGTGCTGATCTCGGTGGTCGAGCACGCGATGCTGGCCACCGCGCCCCGGGGCTGA
- a CDS encoding bifunctional 3-phenylpropionate/cinnamic acid dioxygenase ferredoxin subunit, with amino-acid sequence MIPVCRIEDLPEGESLRVEAGDATAAIAVFHTDGAFYAIDDTCSHQDASLSEGWLEGCYVECPLHAALFDLRSGEPTCLPARKPVRTHAVTVVDGMLYVHPAVRTVPGEPVHAAPEEAVA; translated from the coding sequence ATGATTCCCGTCTGCCGTATCGAGGACTTGCCGGAGGGTGAGTCGCTGCGTGTCGAGGCCGGCGACGCCACCGCGGCGATCGCGGTGTTCCACACCGACGGAGCGTTCTACGCCATCGATGACACCTGCAGCCACCAGGACGCCTCCCTCTCCGAAGGGTGGCTGGAGGGCTGCTACGTCGAATGCCCGCTGCACGCCGCGCTGTTCGATCTGCGGTCCGGCGAGCCGACCTGTCTGCCCGCCCGCAAGCCCGTACGGACCCACGCTGTCACGGTCGTGGACGGAATGCTGTATGTCCACCCCGCGGTACGCACCGTTCCCGGCGAACCCGTGCACGCGGCACCGGAAGAAGCCGTGGCATGA
- a CDS encoding NAD(P)/FAD-dependent oxidoreductase gives MTTFTTVTVVGASLAGLHAARGLRSLGYDGRLVVVGEERHRPYDRPPLSKEFLTGDGDPGEGPGGLALTDPEEEAELDAEWLLGVRAEALDTAAGEIRLTGGRALRTDGVVIATGATPRTLPLPRLDGVHTLRTLDDATRLRAALRAGAARVVVIGAGFIGAEVASSCAALGLDVTVVEAAPLPLVPQLGEEMARVCAGLHARGGATLLCGTGVEGLRGSGRVTGVELTDGRVLPADVVVVGVGVRPVTGWLEGSGLALDDGVRCDAGCVTALPNVVAVGDVARLAQPGTVRTVRAEHWTSGMLQGAVAARNLLAGSTVEPFEALPYFWSDQYGARIQYAGRRAPGDSVRIVEGDPADGGGFLAVYERGGISTAALGIDRPRPFMRLRRELARAPQPAGR, from the coding sequence ATGACGACGTTTACCACGGTCACGGTGGTCGGGGCCTCGCTCGCGGGACTGCACGCGGCGCGCGGCCTGCGCTCCCTGGGATACGACGGGCGGCTGGTCGTCGTCGGGGAGGAGCGCCACCGCCCGTACGACCGCCCGCCGCTCTCCAAGGAGTTCCTGACCGGCGACGGCGACCCCGGCGAGGGGCCGGGCGGCCTCGCCCTGACCGACCCCGAGGAGGAGGCCGAACTCGACGCCGAATGGCTGCTCGGCGTCCGGGCCGAGGCGCTGGACACCGCCGCCGGGGAGATCCGCCTCACCGGCGGCCGCGCCCTGCGCACCGACGGCGTCGTCATCGCCACCGGGGCCACCCCGAGGACGCTGCCCCTTCCGCGGCTGGACGGGGTGCACACCCTGCGCACCCTCGACGACGCGACCCGGCTCCGCGCCGCGCTGCGCGCGGGTGCCGCCCGGGTGGTGGTGATCGGCGCGGGCTTCATCGGTGCCGAAGTGGCCTCCTCCTGTGCCGCCCTCGGGCTCGATGTCACCGTTGTGGAGGCCGCGCCGCTGCCGCTGGTGCCCCAACTGGGCGAGGAGATGGCCCGGGTGTGTGCCGGGCTGCACGCGCGGGGCGGGGCCACTCTGCTGTGCGGCACCGGCGTCGAGGGCTTGCGCGGCAGCGGCCGGGTCACCGGTGTGGAGCTCACCGACGGGCGGGTGCTGCCCGCCGATGTGGTGGTCGTCGGCGTCGGGGTGCGTCCGGTCACCGGGTGGCTGGAAGGCTCCGGTCTGGCCCTGGACGACGGGGTGCGGTGCGACGCCGGCTGTGTCACCGCGCTGCCCAATGTCGTGGCCGTCGGGGATGTGGCCCGGCTGGCCCAGCCGGGCACCGTGCGCACCGTCCGGGCCGAGCACTGGACCAGCGGAATGCTGCAGGGCGCCGTCGCCGCCCGCAATCTGCTCGCCGGGTCCACCGTCGAACCCTTCGAGGCGCTGCCCTACTTCTGGTCCGACCAGTACGGCGCCCGAATCCAGTACGCCGGGCGGCGCGCACCCGGCGACAGCGTCCGGATCGTCGAGGGCGACCCGGCCGACGGCGGCGGCTTCCTCGCCGTCTACGAACGTGGCGGGATCTCCACCGCCGCCCTCGGCATCGACCGGCCCAGGCCCTTTATGCGGCTGCGCCGCGAGCTGGCCCGTGCTCCGCAGCCGGCCGGGAGGTGA